CCAGAGCCGCCGCGTGCTCCACCGCGGGCGGACCTGCTTCGTGATCATGAACATCTTTCCCTACAACAACGGGCACCTGATGGTCTGCCCCTACCGGCACCTGATGAACCTCGTGGACCTGACCCCCGAGGAAAGCCACGAGCTGATGGACCTGATGCAGGTCAGCACGCGCATCCTGCAGGAGCGCTTCCGGCCCCAGGGCGTCAACGGCGGGGTGAACATCGGCGAGGCCGCCGGGGCGGGCATCAAGGAGCACCTGCATTTCCACCTCGTGCCCC
This is a stretch of genomic DNA from Desulfocurvus vexinensis DSM 17965. It encodes these proteins:
- a CDS encoding HIT family protein — its product is MDVLWAPWRLEYILGPKADQCPFCLPKDTGEDQSRRVLHRGRTCFVIMNIFPYNNGHLMVCPYRHLMNLVDLTPEESHELMDLMQVSTRILQERFRPQGVNGGVNIGEAAGAGIKEHLHFHLVPRWTGDSSFMAFASQTRVIPEHIDSTYAALRPLFDQYTA